From Crassaminicella indica, one genomic window encodes:
- the istA gene encoding IS21 family transposase, giving the protein MIIKNNINTNIEINTLEDLHKLKPFMEVGNLKVNKSQIARELGVDARTVSKYINGYTKPTTRNSSSKIDRFYPIIKELLSDESIQVFYYKRVLWQFLKDNYSLDCAQSSFRRYISKHEEFNNYFKKRRKNYASSVAPMRYETSKGQQAQVDWKENMEFVLSDGEIIKINIFVIILSYSRFRVYRLSLSKTQDILLSFLSEAFETFGGVPHELLTDNMKTVMDEPRTNYSKGKVNAKFQQFASDYNFKVCPCIAGRPNTKAKVEAPMKLLDEIRAYNGMLNYDKLNQLVTKLNNRINSTCHTATGKIPILHLEKEKDSLFELPREQIRNLYSITTVSVTVNPQSMIHYKSNQYSVPPEYIGKKLQLQIYDGQIHIYYNTNLVTIHKVKNQKLNYHPQHYVAISSLTLNNPLEEIETIAKNNLKMIGEIYQNE; this is encoded by the coding sequence ATGATAATAAAAAATAATATAAATACAAATATAGAAATTAATACATTAGAAGATCTTCATAAACTGAAACCTTTCATGGAGGTAGGAAACTTGAAAGTGAATAAAAGCCAAATAGCAAGAGAATTAGGCGTTGATGCTCGTACTGTTAGTAAATATATAAATGGCTATACTAAGCCCACTACAAGAAATAGTTCATCCAAAATCGATAGATTTTATCCTATAATCAAAGAATTATTAAGCGATGAATCAATACAAGTATTTTATTATAAGCGTGTATTATGGCAATTCTTAAAAGACAATTATAGCCTTGATTGTGCTCAATCATCATTTCGTAGGTACATTTCTAAGCATGAAGAATTTAATAATTATTTTAAGAAAAGGCGAAAAAATTATGCATCTAGCGTTGCCCCTATGAGATATGAAACGTCCAAAGGACAACAAGCGCAAGTAGATTGGAAGGAGAACATGGAGTTTGTATTAAGCGATGGTGAGATAATTAAAATAAATATATTTGTGATTATCCTTTCTTACTCAAGATTCAGAGTTTATAGATTGTCACTTAGTAAAACACAAGATATTTTATTATCCTTCTTAAGCGAAGCTTTTGAAACCTTCGGAGGTGTCCCACATGAATTATTAACGGATAATATGAAAACAGTTATGGATGAACCAAGAACCAATTATTCAAAAGGAAAGGTAAATGCAAAATTTCAACAGTTTGCAAGCGACTATAATTTTAAGGTTTGTCCATGTATTGCTGGCAGACCCAATACAAAGGCAAAAGTAGAAGCTCCAATGAAGCTATTAGACGAGATACGTGCGTATAATGGAATGTTAAATTATGATAAATTAAATCAACTTGTAACAAAGCTTAACAATAGAATAAATAGTACATGTCATACTGCAACAGGTAAAATACCCATTTTACATTTAGAAAAAGAAAAAGACTCCTTATTTGAACTTCCTAGGGAACAAATAAGAAATCTTTATTCAATCACAACAGTATCTGTAACAGTAAATCCTCAAAGTATGATTCATTATAAATCAAACCAATACTCTGTACCCCCAGAATATATTGGAAAGAAGCTACAGCTACAAATATATGATGGTCAAATACACATTTATTATAACACAAATTTAGTTACTATTCATAAGGTGAAAAATCAAAAACTAAATTATCATCCACAGCATTATGTAGCAATTAGCTCTTTGACTTTAAATAATCCACTTGAGGAAATAGAAACGATTGCAAAAAATAACTTGAAGATGATAGGAGAGATATACCAGAATGAATAG
- a CDS encoding tyrosine-type recombinase/integrase translates to MKLELEDFLFDCEYRKLSPKTLKSYKNIITDFLLYCKNELEIEKISRIKSVHVKHFLKSKIDKGCKSGYINVLKRNLKVFFNFCEQEEYIVKNPMNNIKTINESKEIKIIFNDEEVQRIINYFDLCTFLNARNKTMLSLFFDTGVRCSELIDIKLKDVEKDRILINGKGNKQRFVSLSVPLKKYINRYLKIRKAYDKTTDSEFSDNLFISRTGQALTVSAIEHIFKKVKKECKIREKVRCSPHTARHYFAVKSLEINKNIHVVSRLLGHASVRVSSEKL, encoded by the coding sequence ATGAAATTAGAACTAGAAGATTTTTTATTTGATTGCGAGTATAGAAAATTATCTCCAAAAACATTAAAGAGTTACAAAAATATTATAACTGATTTTTTGCTGTATTGTAAAAATGAATTAGAAATTGAAAAAATATCAAGAATTAAAAGTGTTCATGTAAAACATTTTTTAAAATCAAAAATTGATAAAGGATGTAAAAGTGGGTATATTAATGTTCTAAAAAGAAATTTAAAAGTATTTTTTAATTTTTGTGAGCAAGAAGAATATATTGTTAAAAATCCGATGAACAACATAAAGACAATCAATGAAAGCAAAGAAATTAAAATTATTTTCAATGATGAAGAAGTTCAAAGAATAATTAATTATTTTGATTTATGTACGTTTTTAAATGCTAGAAATAAAACTATGTTGAGTTTATTTTTTGATACAGGAGTAAGATGTTCTGAATTAATTGATATTAAACTTAAAGATGTAGAAAAAGACAGAATTTTAATAAATGGAAAAGGAAATAAACAGAGATTTGTGTCTTTGAGTGTACCACTCAAAAAATATATAAATAGATATTTAAAAATAAGAAAAGCATATGATAAAACTACAGATAGTGAATTTAGTGATAATCTATTTATCAGCCGAACAGGACAAGCACTTACAGTGAGTGCGATTGAACATATTTTTAAAAAAGTAAAAAAAGAATGTAAAATAAGAGAAAAAGTGAGGTGCTCCCCTCATACTGCAAGACATTATTTTGCAGTAAAATCTTTAGAAATTAATAAAAATATTCATGTTGTTTCCAGATTGCTAGGACATGCATCTGTTCGAGTGAGTTCTGAAAAGCTTTAG
- the pflB gene encoding formate C-acetyltransferase produces the protein MRREWTGFIEGNWTKEVDVRSFIQKNYTPYEGDESFLAETTQKTEKVWGICKKLCLVELKKGVLDIDIKNISGIDSFKQGYIDKENEVIVGLQTDKPLKRIVNPFGGIRMAKSALEAYGYEMDSGMYEVFQNYRKTHNQGVFDVYSEEIKIARSAGLLTGLPDAYGRGRIIGDYRRIPLYGIDFLVNEKIKDLADLNGVMDEALIRKREEVAEQIKALKKIKNMALSYGIDISRPAQNAKEAVQFIYFGYLAAIKENNGAAMSLGRTSAFIDIYIERDFKKGIICEKEAQEIIDQFIIKLRMVRHLRTPEYNELFAGDPNWITEAIGGMGINGKTLVTKTSFRFLHTLTNLAPASEPNMTVLWSEKLPEKFKRYCAKMSIMTDSIQYENDDIMRPIYGDDYGIACCVSAMKLGKQMQFFGARCNLAKALLYAINGGIDEKKEILVVPEIEKIEDDVLDYNKVKENYFKVLEYVAKLYVNTMNIIHYMHDKYAYEAGQMSLHDTDVGRIMAFGVAGLSVVADSLSAIKHAKVKPIRKSGIAVDFEIDGEFPMYGNDDDRVDGIAVEIVKKFIKELKKHKTYRGAEHTLSVLTITSNVVYGEKTGATPDGRKMGEAFAPGANPMHGRDKSGALASLNSVAKIPYKDVCQDGVSNTFTIVPEALGKDVYTRVNNLVCILDGYFSQGAHHLNVNVLNRETLIDAMNYPEKYPSLTIRVSGYAVNFNRLTRKQQLEVISRTFHKNMVI, from the coding sequence TTGAGAAGAGAATGGACAGGATTTATAGAAGGAAATTGGACAAAAGAAGTAGATGTAAGAAGCTTTATACAAAAAAACTATACTCCTTATGAAGGAGATGAAAGCTTTTTGGCGGAAACGACACAAAAAACTGAAAAGGTATGGGGAATTTGTAAAAAACTGTGTTTAGTAGAATTAAAAAAAGGTGTATTAGATATTGATATAAAAAATATTTCAGGAATAGATAGCTTTAAACAAGGTTATATAGATAAAGAAAATGAGGTTATTGTAGGACTTCAGACAGATAAGCCATTAAAGAGAATAGTCAATCCTTTTGGTGGTATTAGAATGGCAAAGTCTGCTCTTGAGGCTTATGGATATGAAATGGATAGTGGAATGTATGAAGTATTTCAAAATTATAGAAAAACTCATAATCAGGGAGTTTTTGATGTATATTCAGAGGAGATAAAAATAGCAAGATCGGCAGGACTTTTAACAGGACTTCCTGATGCTTATGGAAGAGGAAGAATTATAGGAGATTATAGAAGAATTCCTCTATATGGGATAGATTTTTTAGTAAATGAAAAAATAAAGGATCTTGCTGATTTAAATGGTGTCATGGATGAAGCATTAATAAGAAAGAGAGAAGAGGTAGCAGAACAAATAAAAGCATTAAAAAAAATAAAAAATATGGCACTCTCTTACGGAATAGATATTTCAAGACCTGCCCAAAATGCTAAAGAAGCGGTTCAGTTTATATATTTTGGGTATTTGGCTGCCATAAAAGAGAATAATGGTGCCGCTATGTCGCTTGGGAGAACAAGCGCTTTTATTGATATATATATTGAGAGAGATTTTAAAAAGGGTATTATATGTGAAAAAGAGGCTCAGGAAATCATTGATCAATTTATAATAAAGCTTAGAATGGTAAGACATTTAAGAACGCCAGAGTATAATGAATTGTTTGCAGGTGATCCTAATTGGATTACGGAGGCTATAGGAGGAATGGGGATAAATGGAAAAACTTTGGTTACAAAAACTTCTTTCAGGTTTTTGCATACACTAACAAATTTAGCTCCAGCATCAGAACCAAATATGACTGTGTTGTGGTCTGAAAAGCTTCCGGAAAAATTCAAGAGATATTGTGCAAAAATGTCTATTATGACAGATTCTATTCAGTATGAGAATGATGATATTATGAGACCTATTTATGGAGATGATTATGGGATTGCTTGTTGTGTTTCAGCAATGAAGTTAGGAAAGCAGATGCAGTTTTTTGGGGCGAGATGCAATCTTGCAAAAGCTCTTTTATATGCAATCAATGGTGGAATAGATGAGAAAAAAGAAATTTTAGTTGTGCCAGAAATTGAAAAGATTGAAGATGATGTATTAGATTATAATAAAGTGAAAGAAAATTATTTTAAGGTTTTAGAATATGTAGCAAAGCTCTATGTAAATACTATGAATATTATTCACTATATGCATGATAAATATGCTTATGAAGCAGGGCAAATGAGTTTACATGATACAGATGTAGGAAGAATTATGGCCTTTGGAGTAGCTGGACTCTCAGTAGTAGCAGATTCATTGAGTGCAATAAAACATGCAAAAGTAAAACCAATAAGAAAGAGCGGCATAGCAGTAGATTTTGAAATAGATGGAGAATTTCCTATGTATGGAAATGATGATGATCGAGTAGATGGAATTGCTGTTGAAATAGTGAAAAAGTTTATCAAAGAATTAAAGAAGCATAAGACATATCGAGGTGCAGAGCATACTTTATCAGTACTCACGATCACCTCAAATGTGGTATATGGTGAAAAGACAGGTGCAACACCAGATGGAAGAAAGATGGGAGAAGCTTTTGCACCGGGAGCAAATCCTATGCATGGAAGAGATAAAAGTGGTGCTTTAGCATCACTCAATTCTGTTGCAAAGATTCCTTATAAGGATGTTTGTCAAGATGGTGTTTCAAATACATTTACAATTGTACCTGAAGCTTTAGGTAAAGATGTATATACTAGAGTGAATAATTTAGTATGCATATTAGACGGATATTTTTCTCAAGGTGCACATCATTTGAATGTAAATGTATTAAATAGAGAAACACTCATAGATGCTATGAATTATCCAGAAAAATATCCTTCATTAACTATCAGAGTATCTGGATATGCTGTTAATTTTAATAGACTTACGAGAAAACAGCAATTAGAAGTGATCAGTAGAACATTCCATAAGAATATGGTCATATAG
- a CDS encoding CCA tRNA nucleotidyltransferase: MKIDIPKEPAIILHLLNNHGFDAYVVGGCVRDALLKRKPQDWDICTNARPEEIIHIFTSYSLKVLKTGIKHGTVTVLFHGKHFEITTYRIDGNYLDNRRPDKVIFTDYIKEDLSRRDFTINAMAYHPKKGLVDNFNGQSDLKKKIIKCVGEPKKRFEEDALRILRGIRFTAQLDFHLEETTKNAMYLKRKLIQNISKERIRDEIVKILLAHKPSNGILLLSDLHLLEFIIPEFKNIPKDLFNRILFLLDNTPKILEIRLSAFLFYINLFLNNPLTVNNILKNLKFDNKTINNVCLLIYESLYTPDFSSIKDIKKFMIRIGIKNLENFWALKIALIKESQAHSDFSNILNVKNTVEKILKEKHPLELKDLQITGNDLISLGIPQGKQVGILLEQLLDKVLENPNLNEKDQLLKIAKNYKPSIS, from the coding sequence ATGAAAATAGATATACCAAAAGAACCTGCAATAATTCTTCATTTATTAAATAATCATGGCTTTGATGCCTATGTAGTTGGTGGTTGTGTTAGAGATGCTTTACTAAAAAGAAAACCCCAAGATTGGGACATCTGTACTAATGCACGACCAGAGGAAATAATTCATATTTTTACTAGTTATTCATTAAAGGTACTAAAAACAGGTATAAAGCATGGAACAGTTACAGTACTTTTTCATGGAAAACATTTTGAAATTACTACATATAGAATTGATGGAAATTACTTAGACAATAGAAGACCTGATAAAGTCATATTTACCGATTATATTAAAGAAGATTTATCAAGACGTGATTTTACTATAAATGCTATGGCCTATCATCCTAAAAAAGGATTAGTAGATAATTTTAATGGACAAAGCGATTTAAAGAAAAAAATTATAAAATGTGTAGGAGAACCTAAAAAAAGGTTTGAAGAAGATGCCTTAAGAATCTTAAGAGGTATTCGATTTACCGCACAATTAGATTTTCATTTAGAGGAAACAACAAAAAATGCTATGTACTTGAAAAGAAAGCTTATTCAAAATATCAGCAAAGAAAGGATAAGAGATGAAATAGTGAAAATACTTTTAGCCCATAAGCCTTCAAATGGTATACTTCTTTTAAGTGATCTACATTTATTAGAATTTATAATACCTGAATTTAAAAATATTCCTAAAGATCTATTTAATCGTATATTATTCTTATTAGACAATACACCTAAAATATTAGAAATTCGACTGTCAGCATTCTTATTTTATATCAATCTTTTTTTGAATAATCCTCTAACAGTAAATAATATATTAAAAAATTTAAAGTTTGATAATAAAACAATCAATAATGTATGTTTATTAATCTATGAAAGCTTATATACACCTGATTTTTCTAGTATTAAAGATATAAAAAAATTTATGATAAGAATTGGAATAAAAAATTTAGAAAATTTTTGGGCACTTAAAATAGCACTCATCAAGGAATCACAAGCACATAGTGATTTTTCTAATATTTTAAATGTAAAAAATACAGTCGAAAAAATATTAAAAGAAAAGCATCCTTTAGAGCTAAAAGATTTACAAATTACTGGTAATGACCTCATATCACTTGGCATTCCTCAAGGAAAACAGGTAGGCATATTATTAGAACAGCTTCTTGATAAGGTTCTAGAAAATCCAAATTTGAATGAAAAGGATCAATTACTTAAAATAGCAAAAAATTATAAACCCTCTATTTCATGA
- a CDS encoding YebC/PmpR family DNA-binding transcriptional regulator: MGRHGTIVNRKNKQDAKRAQMFTKYARLIIVAAREGGADPEYNAALKNAIDKAKSINMPNDNINRAIKKGAGGTDGDNFERITYEGYGPNGIAVIVEALTDNRNRTGSNMRYYFDKNGGNLGTPGCVSFMFDKKGQILIEKKDEYNEDELMEAALEAGAEDFITDDEAVYEILSAPEDFYDVKNALAEKGYVFLEADVNMIPQTTVKLDDEGQIKSMNKLIDMLEDDDDVQQIYHNWDCE, translated from the coding sequence ATGGGTAGACACGGAACTATTGTGAACAGAAAAAACAAACAAGATGCTAAAAGAGCTCAGATGTTCACAAAATATGCAAGATTGATTATTGTTGCTGCAAGAGAAGGTGGAGCAGATCCAGAGTATAATGCAGCACTTAAGAATGCAATAGATAAAGCAAAATCTATTAATATGCCAAATGACAATATCAATAGAGCTATTAAGAAAGGTGCAGGTGGAACAGACGGTGATAATTTTGAAAGAATCACATATGAAGGATATGGACCAAATGGTATTGCGGTTATTGTAGAAGCACTTACAGATAATAGAAATAGAACAGGAAGCAATATGAGATACTACTTTGATAAAAATGGTGGAAATTTAGGAACTCCAGGCTGTGTAAGCTTTATGTTTGATAAAAAGGGACAAATCCTTATTGAAAAGAAAGACGAATACAATGAGGATGAACTAATGGAAGCAGCATTAGAAGCAGGAGCAGAAGATTTTATAACAGATGATGAAGCAGTGTATGAAATTTTATCAGCTCCGGAGGATTTTTATGATGTAAAAAATGCACTAGCTGAAAAAGGATATGTATTCTTAGAAGCTGATGTAAATATGATTCCTCAAACAACAGTAAAGCTTGATGATGAAGGACAAATCAAATCTATGAATAAGCTTATAGATATGCTCGAAGATGATGATGACGTACAACAAATCTATCATAACTGGGATTGTGAATAA
- the istB gene encoding IS21-like element helper ATPase IstB — MNSSYTQLVKNLEYLKLKQMITHLNDVIDFINKNNLSFVEGLTKLTTHEIDFKEANMIRSMVKVGAFPHTKEIKDFDFDFQPSINKQQILDFATLRFLESKENIVFLGSSGVGKTHLATSIGIAAAKKRYSTYFIKCHDLLQQLKKAKLENRLDARLKHFAKYKLLIIDELGYLPIDKDDSKLFFQLIDMRYEKKSTILTTNINFNNWDEVFYDAIIASAILDRILHHAHIISISGKSYRLKDHFKQDAE, encoded by the coding sequence ATGAATAGTTCATACACACAATTAGTAAAAAACCTAGAATACTTGAAATTAAAACAAATGATTACACATCTAAATGATGTAATAGACTTTATAAACAAGAATAATCTTTCTTTTGTAGAAGGACTTACTAAACTGACAACCCATGAAATCGACTTCAAAGAAGCAAATATGATTCGTTCAATGGTAAAAGTAGGGGCTTTCCCTCATACAAAGGAAATCAAGGATTTTGACTTTGATTTTCAACCAAGTATTAATAAGCAACAAATTTTAGATTTTGCAACTCTACGGTTCTTAGAATCGAAAGAAAATATTGTATTTCTAGGCTCTAGTGGGGTTGGTAAAACACATTTAGCTACTTCAATAGGCATTGCAGCAGCTAAAAAAAGATATAGTACATATTTTATAAAATGCCACGATCTTCTTCAGCAATTGAAGAAAGCTAAACTAGAAAATAGACTTGACGCTAGGTTAAAACATTTTGCTAAATATAAATTGTTAATTATTGATGAATTAGGGTACCTTCCAATCGATAAAGATGATTCAAAGCTATTTTTTCAACTGATAGATATGAGATATGAGAAAAAAAGTACTATCCTTACAACAAACATAAACTTTAATAATTGGGATGAAGTTTTCTATGATGCAATAATAGCTAGTGCTATTTTAGACCGAATTCTACATCATGCTCACATTATTTCTATTAGTGGAAAATCATATAGACTAAAAGATCATTTTAAACAAGATGCTGAGTAA
- the pflA gene encoding pyruvate formate-lyase-activating protein, producing the protein MGRIHSIESMGLVDGPGIRTVVFFQGCKLRCVYCHNPDTWDIHKGEEITVNELMKIILRFKPYFKASGGGVTCSGGDPLMQPEFLIDFLKLCKENNIHTAIDTAGFGKGKYEEILKYTDLVILDIKHVNDTGYKKLTGRNIESFERFKEAVVNAHMKLWIRHVVVPGITDSKDHIKQLKNMIREFKNVEKIELLPYHNLGVNKYKKMGIPYKLDGIEPMCKERILELEKYLNIV; encoded by the coding sequence ATAGGAAGAATTCATTCAATAGAGAGCATGGGACTTGTAGACGGTCCGGGTATAAGAACGGTAGTGTTTTTTCAAGGTTGCAAATTAAGATGTGTTTATTGTCATAACCCAGATACTTGGGATATTCATAAAGGAGAAGAGATAACAGTAAATGAATTAATGAAAATTATATTAAGATTTAAACCATATTTTAAGGCTTCAGGAGGAGGGGTAACCTGTTCAGGAGGAGATCCACTTATGCAGCCTGAGTTTTTAATAGATTTTTTGAAATTATGTAAAGAGAATAATATTCACACAGCCATAGATACTGCTGGTTTTGGAAAAGGAAAATATGAAGAAATATTAAAATATACAGATTTAGTAATTTTAGATATAAAACATGTAAATGATACAGGATATAAGAAATTAACAGGTAGAAATATTGAAAGCTTTGAAAGATTTAAGGAAGCAGTTGTAAATGCTCATATGAAATTATGGATAAGACATGTGGTTGTTCCAGGAATAACAGATAGCAAAGATCATATAAAGCAGCTTAAAAATATGATAAGGGAGTTTAAAAATGTGGAAAAAATTGAGTTGCTTCCATATCATAATTTGGGGGTTAATAAGTACAAAAAAATGGGAATCCCTTATAAATTAGATGGGATTGAGCCAATGTGTAAAGAGAGAATATTAGAGCTTGAAAAATATTTAAATATTGTTTAA